The genomic window GCACGGGCGGCGGTCCGCGCGTCTGCCGATCCCCTCGGGGGTGGATGCCCGCCGCGGGTGTAGCGTCACCACCACATCCCGGCTCGCGAGGAGGCGCCCATGCCCGGCCCCGTCTCCGCCGCTGCCGCCGCGCCCGTCCCCGACTCCGCCGGGGCCGACCGGGGCGGCCCCGCCTCCGCCGGGGCGGCGGCGCGTCGGGCCGTGCTGATCGTCCTGCTGACCGCACTGCTCTCGGCCGCGGCCTTCGCGGCGCTCGCCATCCCGAGCTCCACCGAGCCCGGGCAGGTTCTGCAGTCGGCCGTCGGCCTCCTGCTCGGGTTCACCGGCATCGCTCTCGCGCTCCTGACGCTGCTCTCGATCGTGGTCTCCATCCGGCTGCGCCGCCGGAGCCGCCGGCGGCGCGTCATCGCGCTCCTCCTCTGCGCGCTGCTCTCCGCGATCATCGACGCGGCGCTCGTCGTCGGGCTGTCGAGCGCTGCCGAGGGCTGGGGCAGCCTCATCAGCGGGATCGCCCTCGCGTCGGCGGGCGTCTTCGTGCTCGCGGCCTCGGCGAGCATCCTGCTCCTCGAGCTCGCCCCGCGAGCGAGCTCCCGTGCGGAGCCGGGCCCACGCTAGTGCCCGGAACTCCGGGCGACACGCCCGGCTTGCAGGCAATGCCGGGGTGTGGCAGACTCTTCTAGTTCCACACGCCGAGCCTACGCGCGCGGCTCACTGCCAGGCAGTGCATAGGACGAGTGATTCGCAGGTGCGGGTCGCGATGAGCCTAGGCCGCAGGTAGCAGAACGCAGTTTCAACTGACAACCCCCCTCCAGAGCAATGGCGTACGCCTGCGCGCTGGGGGTCCTGGCACGGGCGACACGCCCGAGCGCGGGGGTCGGTGACATGCGGAGATCGGATCGGCTCCCCGCGGGCATGCCTCAGGCGTGCGAGCAGGAGATCGGTACGGCCGCCGTTTGACAGAAGAACAGTGGTGCGACAGCGAGAGCGCTCCGCGCACGATGGGCCCGACAGGGTGCATCACGTCCAATAAGGAAGAGAGTTGAGCATGGCGGGACAGAAGATCCGCATCCGGCTTAAGTCGTACGACCACGCAGGTCTCGATGCATCGGCGCGCAAGATCGTCGACACCGTTACTCGTGCGGGTGCCACCGTGGTCGGCCCCGTGCCGCTGCCGACGGAGAAGAACGTGGTCGCCGTGATCCGTTCGCCCCACAAGTACAAGGACAGCCGCGAGCACTTCGAGAAGCGCACCCACAAGCGGCTCATCGACATCATCGACCCGACGCCGAAGGCCGTCGACTCGCTCATGCGACTCGACCTCCCCGCCGACGTCAACATCGAGATCAAGCTCTAAGGAACCCCGAATGTCTGTTACCAAGACGACCAAGGGTCTGCTGGGCACGAAGCTCGGCATGACGCAGGTGTGGGACGAGAACAACAAGCTCGTGCCCGTGACCGTCGTGGAGATCGCGCCCAACGTGGTCACCCAGGTCCGCACCCCCGAGATCGACGGCTACGCCGCCGTCCAGATCGCGTACGGCGCCATCGACCCGCGCAAGGTCACGAAGCCCCTCACGGGCCACTTCGAGAAGGCCGGCTCCACGCCCCGCCGCCACCTCACCGAGGTGCGCACGGCCGACGCCGCCGAGTACACCCCTGGCCAGGAGATCGCTGTCGACATCTTCGAGGCCGGCCAGCTGGTCGACGTCGTCGGCACCAGCAAGGGCAAGGGCTTCGCCGGCGTCATGAAGCGTCACAACTTCAAGGGCGTCTCGGCCTCGCACGGTTCGCACCGCAACCACCGCAAGCCCGGCTCGATCGGCGCCTCGTCGACCCCCAGCCGCGTCTTCAAGGGCATGCGCATGGCCGGTCGTATGGGTGGCGAGCGCGTCACCGTCATGAACCTGAAGGTCCACTCCGTCGACCTCGAGAAGGGCCTGCTGCTCGTCAAGGGCGCCGTGCCCGGCGCTCGTGGCCGTCTCGTGTTCGTCCGCAACGCCGTGAAGGGAGCGTAAGCGCCATGGCCACCTCGCTCGACGTACTCGACGCCGCCGGCAAGAAGACCGGTTCGGTCGACCTGCCCTCGGCCGTCTTCGACGTTCAGACCAACGTGCCGCTGCTGCACCAGGTCGTCGTCGCCCAGCTCGCCGCCGCCCGCCAGGGAACTCACAAGACCAAGGGTCGTGGCGAGGTCTCCGGTGCCGGTCGCAAGCCGTTCAAGCAGAAGGGAACCGGTCGCGCTCGTCAGGGCTCGATCCGCGCCCCCCAGATGACCGGTGGTGGCATCGTCCACGGGCCCGTGCCGCGCAGCTACGCGCAGCGCACCCCCAAGAAGATGATCGCCGCTGCTCTTCTCGGCGCCCTCTCCGACCGCGCGCGGGGCGACCGCCTCCACGTGGTCGAGGGCTTCGGCGTCGACGCGCCCTCGACGAAGGCCGCCGCCTCCGTCATCGCCACCCTCACCTCGGGCCGCAACGTGCTCGTCGTGATCGAGCGCGATGACGAGCTCAGCCTCAAGAGCGTGCGCAACCTCAAGAACCTGCACGTCATCAACCCCGACCAGCTCAACGCGTACGACGTGCTGGTCAGCGACGACATCGTGTTCGTCAAGGGCGCCTACGAGGCGTTCGTGGCGAGCAAGACGAACAAGGAAGAGGCCGGCGAATGAGCATCCACGCTGTCTCCCAGAACAAGGACCCGCGCGACATCATCATCGCGCCCGTCGTCAGCGAGAAGAGCTACACGCTCATCGACGACGGCAAGTACACGTTCCTGGTCGACCCCCGCGCCAACAAGACCGAGATCAAGCTCGCCATCGAGAAGATCTTCAACGTCAAGGTGGCCTCGATCAACACCCTCAACCGCCCCGGCAAGACCCGCCGCACCCGCTTCGGCCTCGGCAAGCGCAAGGACACCAAGCGCGCCATCGTCACGCTGAAGTCGGGCACCATCGACATCTTCACGGCCGTCGGCTAGGGATCGAAGGAATAACGACATGGCTATTCGCAAGTACAAGCCCACGACCCCCGGTCGCCGTGGCTCGTCGGTCGCCGATTTCGCGGAGATCACGCGCTCGACGCCCGAGAAGTCGCTGCTGAAGCCGCTGCCCAAGACGGGTGGCCGCAACAACACCGGTCGCATCACGACCCGTCACATCGGTGGTGGCCACAAGCGCCAGTACCGCATGATCGACTTCCGTCGCAACGACAAGGACGGCGTGAACGCGAAGGTCGCGCACATCGAGTACGACCCGAACCGCACGGCGCGCATCGCGCTGCTGCACTTCGTGGACGGCACGAAGCGCTACATCCTCGCGCCCAACAAGCTGTCGCAGGGCGACATCGTCGAGTCCGGCCCCGCCGCCGACATCAAGCCCGGCAACAACCTGCCGCTCCGCAACATCCCCGTGGGTACGGTCATCCACGCCATCGAGCTCCGCCCCGGCGGCGGCGCGAAGATGGCTCGCTCGGCGGGCGCCTCCGTGCGTCTCGTCGCGAAGGACGGCCCCTACGCCCAGCTGCGCCTCCCCTCGGGCGAGATCCGCAACGTGGATGCCCGCTGCCGCGCCACGATCGGCGAGGTCGGCAACGCCGAGCAGTCGAACATCAACTGGGGCAAGGCCGGCCGCAAGCGCTGGAAGGGCGTCCGCCCGACCGTCCGCGGCGTCGCGATGAACCCGATCGACCACCCGCACGGTGGTGGTGAGGGCAAGACCTCCGGTGGTCGCCACCCGGTCAGCCCCTGGGGCAAGGCCGAGGGTCGCACGCGTCGTCCCAACAAGGAGAGCGACAAGCTCATCGTCCGTCGCCGCACCGTCGGTAAGAAGCGCTAGTAGGAGTCGAGAAGAATGCCTCGCAGTCTCAAGAAGGGCCCGTTCGTCGACGACCACCTGCTCCGCAAGGTCGTCACCCAGAACGAGGCCAGCACCAAGAACGTCATCAAGACCTGGTCGCGCCGCTCGATGATCATCCCGGCCATGCTCGGGCACACCATCGCCGTGCACGACGGTCGCAAGCACATCCCCGTGTTCGTGACCGAGACCATGGTCGGGCACAAGCTCGGCGAGTTCGCGCCCACCCGCACCTTCCGCGGCCACGAGAAGGACGACAAGAAGGGTCGCCGCCGCTAACGCGGTGGCGGAAGGAGGAGAGAAATGGTGGAGTCGATCGCACGCGTGCGTCACATCCGCGTCACCCCCCAGAAGGCCCGTCGCGTCGTCGCCCTGATCCGCGGCAAGCAGGCCCTCGAGGCCCTGGCCATCCTGAAGTTCGCGCCCCAGAGCGCGAGCGAGCCCGTGGGCAAGCTCGTCGCCGCGGCCATCGCCAACGCGCGGGTCAAGGCCGACGCCTCGAACACCTTCCTCGACGAGCAGGACCTCTACGTGTCCCGCGCGTTCGTCGACGAGGGCACGACCCTGAAGCGGTTCCAGCCGCGCGCTCAGGGCCGGGCGTTCGCGATCAAGAAGCGCACCAGCCACATCACCGTCGTGCTCGCCACGCCGGATGAGGTCGCTGCCGCGAGCTCGAGCACCAAGAAGAAGGCGAGCAAGTAGACATGGGTCAGAAAGTCAACCCGTACGGTTTCCGTCTCGGCATCACCACCGACCACGTGTCGCGCTGGTTCTCCGACTCGACGAAGCCCGGCCAGCGGTACTCCGACTACGTGGCGGAGGACGTCAAGATCCGTCGGATGCTCACCACGAGCCTCGACCGTGCCGGCGTCGCCCGCATCGAGATCGAGCGCACCCGTGACCGGGTCCGCGTCGACATCCACACCGCCCGCCCGGGCATCGTGATCGGTCGCCGCGGCGCCGAGGCCGAGCGCATCCGCACCGACCTCGAGAAGCTCACCGCGAAGCAGATCCAGCTGAACATCCTCGAGGTCAAGAACCCCGAGGCCGAGGCTCAGCTCGTCGCGCAGGGCGTCGCCGAGCAGCTCAGCGCCCGCGTGGCCTTCCGCCGCGCGATGCGCAAGGGGCTGCAGGGTGCGCAGCGCGCCGGCGCCAAGGGCGTCCGCATCCAGGTCTCCGGCCGCCTCGGCGGCGCCGAGATGAGCCGCTCGGAGTTCTACCGCGAGGGTCGTGTGCCGCTGCACACCCTTCGCGCGAACATCGACTACGGCTTCTACGAGGCGAAGACCACCTTCGGCCGCATCGGCGTGAAGGTCTGGATCTACAAGGGCGACATCACCAACAAGGAACTCGCTCGCGAGCAGGCGAACCAGAAGTCGTCGCGCCCCGAGCGACGTGACTCGGACCGCGGTCCCCGTCGCGGCACCGGCCGTCCGGCCGAGGCCACGGCGCCCGTCGCGGCCGGAGCGGAAGGCTAAGGAACATGCTGATTCCCCGCAAGGTCAAGTACCGCAAGCAGCACCACCCCAAGCGGAGTGGGCACGCGACCGGTGGAACCGAGGTCTCGTTCGGCGAGTTCGGCATCCAGGCCATCACCCCCGCGTACGTGACGAACCGCCAGATCGAGGCAGCTCGTATCGCGATGACCCGTCACATCAAGCGCGGCGGCAAGGTCTGGATCAACATCTACCCCGACCGTCCGCTCACCAAGAAGCCGGCCGAGACCCGCA from Microcella daejeonensis includes these protein-coding regions:
- the rpsJ gene encoding 30S ribosomal protein S10, with the translated sequence MAGQKIRIRLKSYDHAGLDASARKIVDTVTRAGATVVGPVPLPTEKNVVAVIRSPHKYKDSREHFEKRTHKRLIDIIDPTPKAVDSLMRLDLPADVNIEIKL
- the rplC gene encoding 50S ribosomal protein L3, translated to MSVTKTTKGLLGTKLGMTQVWDENNKLVPVTVVEIAPNVVTQVRTPEIDGYAAVQIAYGAIDPRKVTKPLTGHFEKAGSTPRRHLTEVRTADAAEYTPGQEIAVDIFEAGQLVDVVGTSKGKGFAGVMKRHNFKGVSASHGSHRNHRKPGSIGASSTPSRVFKGMRMAGRMGGERVTVMNLKVHSVDLEKGLLLVKGAVPGARGRLVFVRNAVKGA
- the rplD gene encoding 50S ribosomal protein L4 → MATSLDVLDAAGKKTGSVDLPSAVFDVQTNVPLLHQVVVAQLAAARQGTHKTKGRGEVSGAGRKPFKQKGTGRARQGSIRAPQMTGGGIVHGPVPRSYAQRTPKKMIAAALLGALSDRARGDRLHVVEGFGVDAPSTKAAASVIATLTSGRNVLVVIERDDELSLKSVRNLKNLHVINPDQLNAYDVLVSDDIVFVKGAYEAFVASKTNKEEAGE
- the rplW gene encoding 50S ribosomal protein L23, translating into MSIHAVSQNKDPRDIIIAPVVSEKSYTLIDDGKYTFLVDPRANKTEIKLAIEKIFNVKVASINTLNRPGKTRRTRFGLGKRKDTKRAIVTLKSGTIDIFTAVG
- the rplB gene encoding 50S ribosomal protein L2, giving the protein MAIRKYKPTTPGRRGSSVADFAEITRSTPEKSLLKPLPKTGGRNNTGRITTRHIGGGHKRQYRMIDFRRNDKDGVNAKVAHIEYDPNRTARIALLHFVDGTKRYILAPNKLSQGDIVESGPAADIKPGNNLPLRNIPVGTVIHAIELRPGGGAKMARSAGASVRLVAKDGPYAQLRLPSGEIRNVDARCRATIGEVGNAEQSNINWGKAGRKRWKGVRPTVRGVAMNPIDHPHGGGEGKTSGGRHPVSPWGKAEGRTRRPNKESDKLIVRRRTVGKKR
- the rpsS gene encoding 30S ribosomal protein S19, whose translation is MPRSLKKGPFVDDHLLRKVVTQNEASTKNVIKTWSRRSMIIPAMLGHTIAVHDGRKHIPVFVTETMVGHKLGEFAPTRTFRGHEKDDKKGRRR
- the rplV gene encoding 50S ribosomal protein L22, with the translated sequence MVESIARVRHIRVTPQKARRVVALIRGKQALEALAILKFAPQSASEPVGKLVAAAIANARVKADASNTFLDEQDLYVSRAFVDEGTTLKRFQPRAQGRAFAIKKRTSHITVVLATPDEVAAASSSTKKKASK
- the rpsC gene encoding 30S ribosomal protein S3 encodes the protein MGQKVNPYGFRLGITTDHVSRWFSDSTKPGQRYSDYVAEDVKIRRMLTTSLDRAGVARIEIERTRDRVRVDIHTARPGIVIGRRGAEAERIRTDLEKLTAKQIQLNILEVKNPEAEAQLVAQGVAEQLSARVAFRRAMRKGLQGAQRAGAKGVRIQVSGRLGGAEMSRSEFYREGRVPLHTLRANIDYGFYEAKTTFGRIGVKVWIYKGDITNKELAREQANQKSSRPERRDSDRGPRRGTGRPAEATAPVAAGAEG
- the rplP gene encoding 50S ribosomal protein L16, with amino-acid sequence MLIPRKVKYRKQHHPKRSGHATGGTEVSFGEFGIQAITPAYVTNRQIEAARIAMTRHIKRGGKVWINIYPDRPLTKKPAETRMGSGKGSPEWWVANVKPGRVLFEVAGVNEELAREAMTRAIHKLPLKARIIKREGGDA